Proteins from one Mercurialis annua linkage group LG7, ddMerAnnu1.2, whole genome shotgun sequence genomic window:
- the LOC126657422 gene encoding uncharacterized protein LOC126657422 isoform X1, which yields MEPFPDIYPLTSLQIGDIRSYLSQAFVYFAPISHKFLILVDNQSWWKNNNSTSKQFRELMITKYRVSPFKNTRALRKIPSVKLDTTSNESKKKSNWLHVFNMARVRERAPFSMINLYKALHGFIVFEVAWKDVRGINYVNELQTDTSLALEVKSVKKWEFNGIDQALSCISLWFSGTPSETETLRSNLVLLHGKVPSHSSWGITVASKELLFNASQAELFSEDVFFDVRECPPDTNDYEYETDSLVEEVVHGKSEELWEDDNSDSEPMAYKDTLLLLNFNNRDLPSKLAQIITSDLKLLPLLEAGLPSWVIFLQSYPLFKRVYRYWMRPLVRILYAIISCITVIIGFYDLYKNVPLLKAAASHLPWPFRNWIEAWDMVSRIKYLGTMLFLQNLQKPVKWFLSKTKLMKLLVSMLTRSYIYLFQGLMEILTPMWSAFAEIGEQICMIARVVVQPFWSILLEFADVLFSPLELLYSFLLNLVTPIFFLFNIIWELLLYPSQGCLHLAKFVASVIFNIYLMLKRTFMIFSNGRSMVTSFARAKPSSSDISFWHSLWSDLFKKVFRSLKNIICGIVTFLASCNRHRLSIYNHIKEILGRPRYLVRKSTDPQSSCRPVPQSESNHKVAAACSCSIFSCLIIFVAMCWFSWGYRKN from the exons ATGGAGCCTTTTCCTGATATTTATCCTTTGACCAGCTTGCAAATTGG GGATATCAGGTCCTATCTGTCACAGGCTTTTGTATATTTTGCTCCCATTAGCCATAAGTTCCTTATCCTGGTTGACAATCAGTCATGGTGGAAGAACAATAATTCGACCTCAAAGCAATTTAGGGAGTTGATGATTACTAAG TACAGGGTATCGCCTTTCAAAAACACTAGAGCTTTGCGGAAGATTCCAAGTGTAAAACTCGATACCACCAGCAATGaaagcaaaaaaaaatccaactggTTGCATGTTTTTAACATGGCTAGAGTCAGAGAAAGGGCTCCATTCTCTATGATAAATTTGTACAAAGCCTTACATGGGTTTATAGTATTTGAAGTTGCTTGGAAAGATGTAAGAGGCATCAACTATGTGAACGAACTTCAG ACAGATACATCCCTTGCTTTAGAAGTGAAATCTGTGAAAAAATGGGAATTCAATGGCATTGATCAAGCATTGAGCTGTATTTCATTATGGTTCTCAGGCACTCCATCTGAAACCGAAACGTTGCGGAGCAATCTAGTCCTTTTACATGGCAAGGTCCCCTCTCATTCTTCTTGGGGAATCACAGTTGCTTCTAAAGAACTGCTGTTTAATGCATCTCAGGCTGAGCTATTTTCAGAAGATGTCTTCTTTGATGTTAGGGAATGTCCCCCTGACACAAACGATTATGAGTATGAAACAGATAGCCTGGTTGAAGAGGTGGTGCATGGGAAGAGCGAAGAATTATGGGAAGATGATAACTCTGACTCTGAGCCTATGGCATACAAGGATACTCTTCTACTATTAAACTTCAATAATAGAGATCTTCCATCTAAACTAGCCCAAATAATCACCTCTGATCTGAAGCTTCTTCCTTTGCTCGAGGCAGGCCTTCCTTCTTGGGTTATCTTTCTTCAATCCTATCCATTGTTTAAAAGAGTATATCGTTACTGGATGCGGCCTCTAGTAAGGATCCTTTATGCAATAATCTCATGCATAACTGTAATTATTGGGTTTTATGATCTCTATAAGAATGTTCCTCTCCTGAAGGCGGCTGCATCACACCTTCCTTGGCCATTCCGTAATTGGATTGAAGCATGGGATATGGTTTCAAGAATTAAATATCTGGGAACAATGTTGTTCCTACAGAATTTGCAAAAACCTGTCAAGTGGTTTCTGAGCAAGACGAAACTGATGAAGCTGCTAGTTTCGATGCTCACAAGGTCCTACATTTATCTATTCCAAGGGCTGATGGAAATTTTGACACCAATGTGGAGCGCTTTTGCAGAAATAGGCGAGCAAATCTGCATGATTGCAAGGGTTGTCGTGCAGCCCTTTTGGAGCATATTATTGGAGTTTGCTGATGTTTTATTCTCACCATTGGAGCTATTATATTCGTTTCTATTAAACTTAG TCACTCCTATCTTTTTCTTGTTCAATATCATATGGGAATTGCTTCtttatccttctcaaggatgTCTTCACCTGGCGAAATTTGTGGCTTCTGTAATATTTAACATCTATTTGATGCTTAAAAGAACCTTCATGATATTCTCCAATGGCAGGAGTATGGTTACAAGTTTTGCTCGAGCAAAGCCTAGCTCATCTGATATCTCATTTTGGCATTCTTTGTGGAGTGATCTATTCAAAAAG GTCTTCCGGTctcttaaaaatattatatgtgGTATTGTCACATTCCTTGCTTCCTGCAACAGGCATAGGCTAAG CATCTACAACCACATTAAAGAAATCCTTGGTCGTCCTCGTTACCTCGTTCGAAAATCTACGGACCCTCAATCTTCCTGTCGCCCAGTGCCGCAATCAGAAAGCAATCATAAGGTAGCTGCAGCCTGCAGTTGCTCAATTTTCTCGTGTCTTATTATTTTTGTAGCAATGTGTTGGTTCTCATGGGGATATAGGAAGAATTAA
- the LOC126657422 gene encoding uncharacterized protein LOC126657422 isoform X2 produces MARVRERAPFSMINLYKALHGFIVFEVAWKDVRGINYVNELQTDTSLALEVKSVKKWEFNGIDQALSCISLWFSGTPSETETLRSNLVLLHGKVPSHSSWGITVASKELLFNASQAELFSEDVFFDVRECPPDTNDYEYETDSLVEEVVHGKSEELWEDDNSDSEPMAYKDTLLLLNFNNRDLPSKLAQIITSDLKLLPLLEAGLPSWVIFLQSYPLFKRVYRYWMRPLVRILYAIISCITVIIGFYDLYKNVPLLKAAASHLPWPFRNWIEAWDMVSRIKYLGTMLFLQNLQKPVKWFLSKTKLMKLLVSMLTRSYIYLFQGLMEILTPMWSAFAEIGEQICMIARVVVQPFWSILLEFADVLFSPLELLYSFLLNLVTPIFFLFNIIWELLLYPSQGCLHLAKFVASVIFNIYLMLKRTFMIFSNGRSMVTSFARAKPSSSDISFWHSLWSDLFKKVFRSLKNIICGIVTFLASCNRHRLSIYNHIKEILGRPRYLVRKSTDPQSSCRPVPQSESNHKVAAACSCSIFSCLIIFVAMCWFSWGYRKN; encoded by the exons ATGGCTAGAGTCAGAGAAAGGGCTCCATTCTCTATGATAAATTTGTACAAAGCCTTACATGGGTTTATAGTATTTGAAGTTGCTTGGAAAGATGTAAGAGGCATCAACTATGTGAACGAACTTCAG ACAGATACATCCCTTGCTTTAGAAGTGAAATCTGTGAAAAAATGGGAATTCAATGGCATTGATCAAGCATTGAGCTGTATTTCATTATGGTTCTCAGGCACTCCATCTGAAACCGAAACGTTGCGGAGCAATCTAGTCCTTTTACATGGCAAGGTCCCCTCTCATTCTTCTTGGGGAATCACAGTTGCTTCTAAAGAACTGCTGTTTAATGCATCTCAGGCTGAGCTATTTTCAGAAGATGTCTTCTTTGATGTTAGGGAATGTCCCCCTGACACAAACGATTATGAGTATGAAACAGATAGCCTGGTTGAAGAGGTGGTGCATGGGAAGAGCGAAGAATTATGGGAAGATGATAACTCTGACTCTGAGCCTATGGCATACAAGGATACTCTTCTACTATTAAACTTCAATAATAGAGATCTTCCATCTAAACTAGCCCAAATAATCACCTCTGATCTGAAGCTTCTTCCTTTGCTCGAGGCAGGCCTTCCTTCTTGGGTTATCTTTCTTCAATCCTATCCATTGTTTAAAAGAGTATATCGTTACTGGATGCGGCCTCTAGTAAGGATCCTTTATGCAATAATCTCATGCATAACTGTAATTATTGGGTTTTATGATCTCTATAAGAATGTTCCTCTCCTGAAGGCGGCTGCATCACACCTTCCTTGGCCATTCCGTAATTGGATTGAAGCATGGGATATGGTTTCAAGAATTAAATATCTGGGAACAATGTTGTTCCTACAGAATTTGCAAAAACCTGTCAAGTGGTTTCTGAGCAAGACGAAACTGATGAAGCTGCTAGTTTCGATGCTCACAAGGTCCTACATTTATCTATTCCAAGGGCTGATGGAAATTTTGACACCAATGTGGAGCGCTTTTGCAGAAATAGGCGAGCAAATCTGCATGATTGCAAGGGTTGTCGTGCAGCCCTTTTGGAGCATATTATTGGAGTTTGCTGATGTTTTATTCTCACCATTGGAGCTATTATATTCGTTTCTATTAAACTTAG TCACTCCTATCTTTTTCTTGTTCAATATCATATGGGAATTGCTTCtttatccttctcaaggatgTCTTCACCTGGCGAAATTTGTGGCTTCTGTAATATTTAACATCTATTTGATGCTTAAAAGAACCTTCATGATATTCTCCAATGGCAGGAGTATGGTTACAAGTTTTGCTCGAGCAAAGCCTAGCTCATCTGATATCTCATTTTGGCATTCTTTGTGGAGTGATCTATTCAAAAAG GTCTTCCGGTctcttaaaaatattatatgtgGTATTGTCACATTCCTTGCTTCCTGCAACAGGCATAGGCTAAG CATCTACAACCACATTAAAGAAATCCTTGGTCGTCCTCGTTACCTCGTTCGAAAATCTACGGACCCTCAATCTTCCTGTCGCCCAGTGCCGCAATCAGAAAGCAATCATAAGGTAGCTGCAGCCTGCAGTTGCTCAATTTTCTCGTGTCTTATTATTTTTGTAGCAATGTGTTGGTTCTCATGGGGATATAGGAAGAATTAA
- the LOC126657422 gene encoding uncharacterized protein LOC126657422 isoform X3 — protein sequence MEPFPDIYPLTSLQIGDIRSYLSQAFVYFAPISHKFLILVDNQSWWKNNNSTSKQFRELMITKYRVSPFKNTRALRKIPSVKLDTTSNESKKKSNWLHVFNMARVRERAPFSMINLYKALHGFIVFEVAWKDVRGINYVNELQTDTSLALEVKSVKKWEFNGIDQALSCISLWFSGTPSETETLRSNLVLLHGKVPSHSSWGITVASKELLFNASQAELFSEDVFFDVRECPPDTNDYEYETDSLVEEVVHGKSEELWEDDNSDSEPMAYKDTLLLLNFNNRDLPSKLAQIITSDLKLLPLLEAGLPSWVIFLQSYPLFKRVYRYWMRPLVRILYAIISCITVIIGFYDLYKNVPLLKAAASHLPWPFRNWIEAWDMVSRIKYLGTMLFLQNLQKPVKWFLSKTKLMKLLVSMLTRSYIYLFQGLMEILTPMWSAFAEIGEQICMIARVVVQPFWSILLEFADVLFSPLELLYSFLLNLGVWLQVLLEQSLAHLISHFGILCGVIYSKRSSGLLKILYVVLSHSLLPATGIG from the exons ATGGAGCCTTTTCCTGATATTTATCCTTTGACCAGCTTGCAAATTGG GGATATCAGGTCCTATCTGTCACAGGCTTTTGTATATTTTGCTCCCATTAGCCATAAGTTCCTTATCCTGGTTGACAATCAGTCATGGTGGAAGAACAATAATTCGACCTCAAAGCAATTTAGGGAGTTGATGATTACTAAG TACAGGGTATCGCCTTTCAAAAACACTAGAGCTTTGCGGAAGATTCCAAGTGTAAAACTCGATACCACCAGCAATGaaagcaaaaaaaaatccaactggTTGCATGTTTTTAACATGGCTAGAGTCAGAGAAAGGGCTCCATTCTCTATGATAAATTTGTACAAAGCCTTACATGGGTTTATAGTATTTGAAGTTGCTTGGAAAGATGTAAGAGGCATCAACTATGTGAACGAACTTCAG ACAGATACATCCCTTGCTTTAGAAGTGAAATCTGTGAAAAAATGGGAATTCAATGGCATTGATCAAGCATTGAGCTGTATTTCATTATGGTTCTCAGGCACTCCATCTGAAACCGAAACGTTGCGGAGCAATCTAGTCCTTTTACATGGCAAGGTCCCCTCTCATTCTTCTTGGGGAATCACAGTTGCTTCTAAAGAACTGCTGTTTAATGCATCTCAGGCTGAGCTATTTTCAGAAGATGTCTTCTTTGATGTTAGGGAATGTCCCCCTGACACAAACGATTATGAGTATGAAACAGATAGCCTGGTTGAAGAGGTGGTGCATGGGAAGAGCGAAGAATTATGGGAAGATGATAACTCTGACTCTGAGCCTATGGCATACAAGGATACTCTTCTACTATTAAACTTCAATAATAGAGATCTTCCATCTAAACTAGCCCAAATAATCACCTCTGATCTGAAGCTTCTTCCTTTGCTCGAGGCAGGCCTTCCTTCTTGGGTTATCTTTCTTCAATCCTATCCATTGTTTAAAAGAGTATATCGTTACTGGATGCGGCCTCTAGTAAGGATCCTTTATGCAATAATCTCATGCATAACTGTAATTATTGGGTTTTATGATCTCTATAAGAATGTTCCTCTCCTGAAGGCGGCTGCATCACACCTTCCTTGGCCATTCCGTAATTGGATTGAAGCATGGGATATGGTTTCAAGAATTAAATATCTGGGAACAATGTTGTTCCTACAGAATTTGCAAAAACCTGTCAAGTGGTTTCTGAGCAAGACGAAACTGATGAAGCTGCTAGTTTCGATGCTCACAAGGTCCTACATTTATCTATTCCAAGGGCTGATGGAAATTTTGACACCAATGTGGAGCGCTTTTGCAGAAATAGGCGAGCAAATCTGCATGATTGCAAGGGTTGTCGTGCAGCCCTTTTGGAGCATATTATTGGAGTTTGCTGATGTTTTATTCTCACCATTGGAGCTATTATATTCGTTTCTATTAAACTTAG GAGTATGGTTACAAGTTTTGCTCGAGCAAAGCCTAGCTCATCTGATATCTCATTTTGGCATTCTTTGTGGAGTGATCTATTCAAAAAG GTCTTCCGGTctcttaaaaatattatatgtgGTATTGTCACATTCCTTGCTTCCTGCAACAGGCATAGGCTAA